A window of the Xiashengella succiniciproducens genome harbors these coding sequences:
- a CDS encoding FecCD family ABC transporter permease, which translates to MAMLVCAALLSLAVGDMDIPASDILKYLRLKEGIEYAVLDNIRIPRTILAFSVGGALSLAGTLLQGVYRNPLVEPYTMGISGGAALGVAFCIVLELHLKVSYLMLPLSGFLGAFVSIFLVYRLSSKQNKSLNINRMLLIGVMISFIASSAMLFFMSVTTAENIQSIVFWIMGSLNEPNKFLIYSSLFFSVLGLAVSYLYVVPLNALRLGAVRAKHLGIKTDRSIKVVFITASVITGISVSVSGVIGFVGLIIPHLVRSTIGTDYRVLLLASFLGGGVFLILSDVLARTIIAPNELPIGVITGMLGGVIFITALSKKLKSD; encoded by the coding sequence ATGGCAATGCTTGTTTGCGCTGCGCTGTTGTCTCTTGCAGTCGGTGATATGGATATTCCCGCGTCCGATATTCTGAAGTATTTGAGGTTGAAGGAGGGGATCGAATATGCGGTTTTGGATAATATAAGAATACCGAGGACCATTTTGGCGTTTTCGGTAGGTGGGGCTTTAAGTCTTGCCGGAACCCTTTTGCAGGGGGTATACAGAAATCCTTTGGTAGAGCCTTATACCATGGGTATATCAGGTGGGGCAGCTTTGGGGGTAGCCTTCTGTATTGTGTTGGAGCTGCATCTTAAGGTTTCCTACCTAATGTTGCCCTTATCTGGCTTTTTGGGGGCCTTTGTTTCCATCTTTCTTGTTTACCGGCTGAGTTCGAAACAGAATAAAAGTTTGAACATTAACCGCATGCTTTTGATCGGGGTGATGATCAGTTTTATCGCTTCTTCGGCCATGTTGTTTTTTATGTCCGTCACCACGGCCGAAAATATTCAAAGCATTGTTTTTTGGATAATGGGTTCCCTTAATGAGCCCAATAAGTTTTTGATTTACTCCTCCTTGTTCTTCTCTGTTTTGGGCTTGGCTGTCAGTTATTTGTATGTTGTTCCGCTCAATGCTCTGCGACTGGGAGCTGTTCGTGCAAAGCATCTTGGTATCAAAACGGATCGTTCGATAAAGGTGGTGTTTATTACTGCCTCGGTCATTACCGGAATAAGCGTTTCGGTTTCCGGGGTAATCGGCTTTGTTGGCTTAATCATCCCGCACCTTGTTCGCAGCACTATTGGGACAGATTACCGGGTGCTTCTTTTGGCTTCCTTTCTTGGAGGAGGAGTCTTCTTAATTCTGAGTGATGTCCTGGCGAGGACGATTATTGCGCCCAACGAGCTGCCAATTGGTGTTATTACGGGTATGCTGGGTGGTGTAATTTTTATTACCGCCTTAAGCAAGAAACTTAAATCTGATTGA
- a CDS encoding diphthine--ammonia ligase, translating into MKAFASWSGGKDCMLAVYRYLQTNDHEMACLVNMCDADGEQSRSHGIHKRFIQSQARAMNLPIVQQAVDARGYESCFKAVVNELKKEGVTAGVFGDIYLVEHRQWIERVCEDLDVAPIFPLWENDTQALLMEFVELGFKALTVAVHKNKLGEHWVGRELDLSFFKEITAIADIDPCAENGEYHSFVYDGPLFSHPVAFEKGTPNEKDYHVFLPLK; encoded by the coding sequence ATGAAAGCATTTGCGTCCTGGAGTGGAGGTAAAGACTGCATGCTTGCGGTGTATCGTTATCTTCAGACCAATGACCATGAAATGGCATGTTTGGTAAACATGTGTGATGCCGATGGCGAACAGTCGCGTTCACATGGAATCCACAAGCGTTTTATTCAAAGCCAGGCCCGGGCCATGAACCTTCCAATTGTACAGCAAGCTGTTGATGCCAGGGGTTATGAGAGCTGCTTTAAGGCGGTTGTGAATGAGCTTAAGAAAGAGGGGGTTACAGCCGGTGTTTTCGGTGATATCTACCTTGTTGAGCACCGACAATGGATCGAGCGGGTTTGTGAGGATCTCGATGTTGCCCCCATTTTCCCGCTCTGGGAAAATGATACCCAGGCGCTTTTGATGGAGTTCGTTGAGCTGGGGTTTAAAGCCCTTACCGTAGCAGTCCATAAGAATAAGCTCGGTGAACATTGGGTCGGTCGCGAATTGGACCTGTCCTTTTTTAAGGAGATAACGGCCATTGCGGACATCGACCCATGTGCGGAGAATGGGGAGTACCATTCCTTTGTCTACGATGGTCCCCTTTTTTCCCATCCTGTAGCGTTTGAGAAGGGCACGCCCAACGAGAAGGATTATCATGTTTTCTTACCTTTAAAATGA
- a CDS encoding ABC transporter substrate-binding protein: protein MKGQKIFLLAAWLAFFTMANAQQYSRVVSLAPSLTKNIYYLNAESRLLACTSYCKRAKEDDKAVVASMVTVNVEKIVGLKPDLVLATSITNPEYIEMLRKFNIRVEVFPTPKSFEGICSQFVEMGKLLGKEEDAIQHVADIKREIEAIKLLSATRNFNKKVFIQIGADPLYAVIPSSFMNDYILFANATNVAEDLTMGALSREAVLTRNPDYIFVVTMGIVGEEEKKVWERFGDLNAVKNNRIFIIDSDLACTPTPPTFLQTMRLISKCLND, encoded by the coding sequence ATGAAAGGCCAAAAAATCTTTTTGTTGGCTGCATGGCTTGCGTTTTTTACCATGGCCAATGCCCAACAATATTCGAGGGTGGTTTCCTTAGCTCCATCTTTAACAAAAAATATTTATTATCTGAACGCAGAATCGCGTTTGCTTGCATGCACCAGTTATTGTAAGAGGGCCAAAGAGGACGATAAGGCGGTGGTGGCGTCTATGGTCACCGTTAATGTAGAGAAAATTGTTGGTTTAAAGCCCGACCTGGTGCTTGCAACCTCCATCACAAACCCGGAGTATATTGAGATGTTGAGAAAGTTCAATATCCGGGTTGAGGTTTTTCCTACGCCAAAATCGTTTGAGGGGATTTGTTCGCAATTTGTTGAAATGGGAAAACTCCTTGGTAAAGAGGAGGATGCCATTCAGCATGTGGCCGACATTAAGAGGGAAATTGAAGCTATAAAGTTGCTTAGCGCAACGAGAAACTTTAATAAGAAGGTCTTTATTCAAATTGGGGCTGATCCCTTGTATGCTGTGATCCCGAGTTCCTTTATGAATGATTACATCTTGTTTGCCAATGCCACCAATGTTGCGGAAGACCTTACAATGGGTGCACTTTCGAGAGAAGCAGTGCTTACGCGCAATCCGGATTATATTTTCGTTGTTACTATGGGGATTGTTGGGGAAGAAGAAAAGAAGGTCTGGGAAAGGTTCGGCGACCTTAATGCCGTTAAAAACAACAGGATCTTTATCATTGACTCGGATCTGGCTTGCACACCTACTCCCCCTACCTTTTTGCAAACCATGCGGCTCATTTCAAAATGTCTTAATGATTAA
- a CDS encoding ABC transporter ATP-binding protein translates to MHLVEVKNANYGYAYAFQLMDISFELRQGMLAGIIGPNGSGKSTLLKGISGELALPENQVFLKGKDLAGFTDTERAKEIAVVTQFSEPIDISVEEYVLMGRIPYRKKYQFFETERDYEIAQKYMKLTGIYPLRAKKFSKLSGGEQQLASIAKALTQEPSLLLLDEPTSHLDISHQVQILDLVHRLTKEAGLTVIMVIHDLNLASEYCDYLMLMRSGALYRQGTPNAILNPRNIEDVYKTEVHTQENPRSKKPAVFLVSNKTGQVRRPTKFYLT, encoded by the coding sequence ATGCACTTAGTAGAAGTTAAGAATGCGAATTACGGTTATGCCTACGCCTTTCAGCTTATGGATATAAGTTTCGAGCTTAGGCAAGGGATGCTGGCGGGCATCATAGGTCCCAATGGTTCCGGCAAATCTACCCTTCTGAAGGGCATCAGCGGCGAACTGGCACTGCCCGAAAACCAAGTTTTTCTTAAAGGAAAAGACCTGGCTGGTTTTACAGATACCGAACGGGCTAAAGAAATTGCTGTGGTAACCCAATTCTCAGAACCCATTGATATCAGCGTTGAAGAGTATGTTTTAATGGGCCGGATTCCCTATCGAAAGAAATATCAGTTTTTTGAAACGGAGCGGGATTATGAAATTGCTCAGAAATATATGAAACTGACCGGGATATACCCACTAAGAGCTAAGAAGTTCTCGAAACTAAGCGGTGGCGAACAGCAATTGGCAAGCATTGCCAAAGCACTGACCCAGGAACCGTCTTTACTTCTTTTAGACGAGCCGACTTCTCATCTGGATATTTCGCACCAGGTGCAAATTCTGGATTTGGTGCACCGGTTGACAAAAGAGGCTGGCCTGACCGTGATTATGGTTATTCATGATTTGAATCTGGCCAGCGAGTATTGTGACTATTTGATGTTAATGCGCTCAGGGGCCTTGTACAGGCAAGGGACACCCAATGCAATTCTAAATCCTAGAAATATTGAAGACGTATATAAGACCGAGGTGCATACACAGGAAAACCCGAGGTCGAAGAAGCCTGCCGTTTTTTTAGTGTCAAACAAAACAGGACAAGTCAGAAGACCAACCAAATTCTATTTAACCTAG